From Kwoniella shandongensis chromosome 2, complete sequence, the proteins below share one genomic window:
- a CDS encoding CDP-diacylglycerol-serine O-phosphatidyltransferase — protein sequence MSVNETESKGASVLEEKKKLLRQYEHDDGHFSLVRSFRLADLITIMNGVCGTLSILSSARYLLLSSNLPGPPSAEALRTLYFAHLLPILGFGFDALDGKVARWMGGGSMLGQEMDSLADLVSFGVAPATLAFTLGLRTPLDLLALLMFVSSGLARLARFNATVALIPSDASGKSKYFEGLPIPSSLFLTSLMASWVKLGWHALGSEGDLPMGVFTLWGKRGGWGDVHAISGLFAIWGAMMVSKTLRNRRTWDYWHFSSESAIFPSQVEEAPPPQQKIYAGHTFTLTMISSRQQLPLLPLALIVISSLPSLIEAAQFYFRWQTNTHACQVVNLNWSLGVPPFQVWIVPIFGQSFIYNIPAWAYVDGYGTYPISLQLDEGQDYTVVMSDANGLGTGGSSEIQRVQPSNDTTCLDTASYNSTSLDFTFTVSGQAVQCERGFETSWTGGKEDGPYNFTVVPLDQGFNAYDVPLEEGVTSQSSWQLNMTAGSRFTILMSSGNGYGRGGVAGVYQVGSSGNTSCISQGQQGTGIWPSNITIMTLPSATLTITESAARSNSSSLSAGAIAGVVIGVLVAIALVVVILLWLLRRHRNRRNPRIVKQATKHSSSLDLVDDRRSNNHQPMIEPYRPVGSFQPHDTSDTTMHELDSFDAGEISTSSSAGFAGMGAGVGQSAWNDNRISPVDESGREGEPGVAGPLPLKTLTSRSPSAQPSQSPFVDSPTRSASEREPTNSMANELKRTPDGSVPGRMGSPLHPLGMGQREPINGGGGGGGMRVINHDNSESMPALPPSATQSRATTLSATNNSRRRIQQQDVAGPTFRRHADAGRVQEEVVDLPPLYSEVPRDGPVPGREGDQDSGDAGR from the exons ATGTCTGTCAACGAGACAGAATCAAAAGGCGCAAGCGtgctcgaggagaagaaaaagCTATTGAGACAGTACGAGCATGATGACGGTCATTTCTCCCTCGTCCG CTCTTTCCGCCTCGccgacctcatcaccatcatgaACGGTGTATGCGGTaccctttccatcctttcatctgcACgatatctccttctctcctccaacttgCCCGGTCCTCCATCAGCCGAAGCCCTTCGAACCCTTTACTTCGcacacctcctccccatcctcGGATTCGGCTTCGACGCTTTGGACGGTAAAGTCGCTCGATGGATGGGTGGCGGTTCGATGTTGGGACAAGAAATGGACTCTTTGGCCGATCTCGTCTCTTTCGGTGTAGCACCTGCGACACTCGCCTTCACTTTGGGTCTTCGAACACCACTCGACTTGCTCGCTTTGCTCATGTTCGTCTCTTCTGGTCTCGCTAGACTCGCAAGATTCAACGCGACAGTCGCTTTGATCCCTTCCGACGCTTCGGGTAAATCTAAATACTTCGAGGGTCTCCCCATCCCTTCATCATTGTTCCTCACTTCTCTCATGGCGTCGTGGGTCAAGCTCGGATGGCATGCACTGGGCTCAGAGGGTGACTTACCCATGGGTGTGTTCACCTTgtggggaaagagaggaggttgGGGTGATGTTCATGCTATCTCGGGGTTGTTTGCTATTTGGGGAGCAATGATGGTCAGCAAGAcattgagg AATCGCCGTACTTGGGACTATTGGCACTTCTCGTCAGAGTCTGCGATATTCCCATCGCAAGTCGAAGAagcacctcctccacaacAGAAAATATATGCCGGTCATACTTTCACCCTCACAATGATATCCTCTCGACAACAACTACCGCTGTTGCCCTTGGCGCTGATCGTTATCTCCTCATTACCGTCCCTGATAGAGGCAGCGCAATTCTACTTTCGTTGGCAGACAAATACTCACGCATGTCAGGTTGTGAATCTCAATTGGTCTTTGGGTGTACCACCCTTCCAAGTCTGGATAGT CCCGATATTCGGTCAATCGTTCATCTATAATATCCCAGCCTGGGCATACGTTGATGGCTATGGAACATATCCT ATATCACTCCAACTGGACGAGGGACAAGACTATACCGTTGTCATGTCAGACGCCAACGGGTTGGGTACTG GCGGATCCTCTGAGATCCAGAGAGTCCAGCCATCGAACGACACTACTTGTCTGGACACCGCATCGTACAACTCCACCTCCCTCGACTTTACATTCACCGTCTCCGGTCAGGCCGTCCAGTGCGAGAGAGGTTTCGAAACGTCCTGGActggagggaaagaagacggGCCATACAACTTCACAGTTGTTCCGCTTGATCAGGGATTCAATGCCTATGATGTGCCtctggaggaaggtgtgacATCTCAGAGTAGTTGGCAATTGAATATGACTGCCGGATCGAGATTTACAATTCTCATGAG CTCAGGTAACGGGTATGGTCGAGGCGGCGTGGCCGGAGTGTATCAAGTGGGTTCATCGGGCAACACGTCCTGCATATCGCAAGGCCAACAAGGCACTGGAATATGGCCATCgaacatcaccatcatgacCCTGCCTTCTGCTACTCTTACTATCACCGAGTCCGCTGCTAGATCCAACAGTTCGAGCCTTTCTGCTGGCGCTATCGCGGGTGTCGTCATTGGCGTCTTGGTGGCTATCGCTCTGGTGGTTGTGATCTTACTGTGGCTACTTCGACGACACAGAAATCGTAGGAACCCCAGGATAGTGAAGCAGGCGACAAAacattcttcttcattggATCTCGTTGACGACCGCCGATCAAACAACCATCAACCGATGATCGAACCGTACCGACCGGTCGGATCATTCCAGCCTCACGATACATCGGATACGACGATGCACGAACTCGACTCTTTCGATGCGGGCGAGATCAGCACGTCCAGTTCAGCGGGATTCGCTGGAATGGGTGCAGGCGTCGGTCAATCTGCTTGGAACGATAATCGAATATCACCTGTCGacgaaagtggaagagaaggtgaacCGGGTGTTGCAGGACCATTACCTTTGAAGACGTTGACATCACGATCACCATCGGCGCAACCATCTCAATCACCCTTTGTCGATAGTCCTACCCGAAGTGCAAGTGAGCGTGAACCGACCAATTCCATGGCGAACGAATTGAAGAGAACACCCGACGGCAGTGTCCCAGGCAGAATGGGTTCGCCTCTGCATCCCCTTGGGATGGGACAACGCGAGCCCATCAacggtggtggcggtggtggtgggatgAGAGTCATCAATCACGATAATTCAGAATCGATGCCTGCTTTACCACCAAGTGCAACTCAATCTCGCGCCACCACTCTGTCAGCCACAAATAACTCTAGAAGAAGAATACAACAGCAAGATGTCGCTGGACCTACGTTTAGGAGACATGCGGATGCGGGTAGAGTGcaggaagaagtggtggactTACCACCGCTGTACAGCGAAGTGCCGAGGGATGGACCCGTGCCcggtagagaaggagatcaggACAGTGGTGATGCCGGGAGATAA